GCGCCTCCGTAATCACCTGTCCCGGAAACACGCCCGAAGTGGTGCCATAGCCGATCGTCCAGACGCCCACTGCATCCAAATATGCCTCTAGCCGTAGCCCCTCAAACGACTTCAGCAGCCGCAATCCCTTACTGTTAATTTGCCTTGCGCCACCCGGACTGGGAGAAGGCATCGGACCGATCGGCTGTCCATTTCGGAGCAACTGCACCGCAGACTGAAACACGAGCCAGGTATTTTTTCCCTTAAACCACACCTGATTGCCCTGAGCATCAATGCCCAATGTGATTCGCAAGTGATTATCTGGCGCAGCTTCGTAGGCGGCGATCGGCAAAACCGTTCCGCTGTTAATAAACTGTCGCTGGCTATCCGGCAGGTTTGACCCCTGGGCAGTGGTTTGCTTCAGCCAGGTATCAATCAAAGCACGGACGGCAAACGTTGAAGGCTGCGGAGTAGGAGCAGGGGTTGGAGCAGGGGCTGGAGCAGGCGTCGGTTTGCCATTTTGCAAAATCTGCGCCGCCGGACGATAGACAAACCAGGTGTTTCTGCCTTTGAACTGCACCTGTTGCCCCTGGGCATTGCGACCGAGGGTAATTTTCAGGTGGTTATTGGTGGCATCGGCAAAGCTATTGAGCGGCAAAACGGTTCCACTGTTAATAAACTGTCGCTGGTCATCGGGTAGCGTGGAGCCTTGTCCAGTCGTTTGTTTAAGCCAGGTATCGAGGACGGTGCGAAGTGTATACATAGGCGGAGAAGGGGTCGGAGACGGAGTTGGAGCCGGATTAATCGCCTGTCCGTTCTGCAAAATCTGCGCCGCCGGACGGTACACAAACCAGGTATTTTTGCCCTGAAACTGAACTTGCTGTCCCTGGGCATCCCGACCGAGCGTC
This is a stretch of genomic DNA from Leptolyngbya ohadii IS1. It encodes these proteins:
- a CDS encoding lysozyme, producing MAYSLRMVLDTWLKQSTAQGSKLPENQKQFVRAGTVLPIVAFTPAPDDHWQVTLGRDAQGQQVQFQGKNTWFVYRPAAQILQNGQAINPAPTPSPTPSPPMYTLRTVLDTWLKQTTGQGSTLPDDQRQFINSGTVLPLNSFADATNNHLKITLGRNAQGQQVQFKGRNTWFVYRPAAQILQNGKPTPAPAPAPTPAPTPQPSTFAVRALIDTWLKQTTAQGSNLPDSQRQFINSGTVLPIAAYEAAPDNHLRITLGIDAQGNQVWFKGKNTWLVFQSAVQLLRNGQPIGPMPSPSPGGARQINSKGLRLLKSFEGLRLEAYLDAVGVWTIGYGTTSGVFPGQVITEAQAEAFLKRDLRRFEAAVIDLVTVPLNDDQFSALVSFTYNVGEGAFAGSTLLRLLNQRDYRGAADQFLRWNLGDGVELPGLTRRRRAERALFLGEDYTVFL